A window from Vibrio cortegadensis encodes these proteins:
- the hemW gene encoding radical SAM family heme chaperone HemW: MTNPAAIDSNSAVLIPPALSLYVHIPWCVQKCPYCDFNSHALKSKIPEREYIDALLEDLDTDINRYQLNDNPRPLHSIFIGGGTPSLISPEEIQRLLQGIEQRITFKSDIEITMEANPGTIEADRFAGYEKAGVTRISIGVQSFEQEKLERLGRIHGKDEAINAAHLAHKIGLKSFNLDLMHGLPNQTIEQALLDLDKAIELNPPHLSWYQLTIEPNTMFHFKPPTLPDDDDLWDIFERGHQKLNDAGYVQYEISGYSKPGYQCQHNLNYWRFGDYLGIGCGSHGKLSFADGRITRTTKVKHPRGYLAAYQNMVKPYLSDEFEVPKEDRPFEFFMNRFRLLEACPKQDFINTTGLSLASIQPTINWALDKEFLSQSETHWQITEKGKLFLNDLLEAFMAEE; this comes from the coding sequence ATGACCAACCCAGCGGCAATAGATTCCAATTCGGCGGTTTTGATTCCACCAGCATTAAGTCTTTATGTTCACATCCCATGGTGCGTTCAAAAATGCCCTTACTGTGACTTTAATTCGCATGCATTGAAATCAAAAATTCCTGAACGTGAATACATTGATGCGTTGCTAGAAGATCTCGATACCGACATCAATCGCTATCAACTCAACGACAACCCACGCCCTCTGCACTCCATCTTTATTGGCGGTGGGACTCCAAGTCTCATATCGCCAGAAGAGATTCAGCGCTTGTTACAAGGCATAGAACAGCGCATTACCTTTAAATCTGATATTGAAATTACAATGGAAGCCAACCCGGGGACTATTGAAGCAGATCGATTTGCTGGTTATGAGAAAGCAGGCGTTACGCGCATCTCCATTGGGGTACAGAGCTTTGAGCAAGAGAAACTAGAACGCTTAGGTCGAATTCACGGAAAAGATGAAGCAATCAATGCCGCTCATCTGGCACATAAGATTGGTTTGAAAAGCTTTAATCTCGATTTGATGCACGGTTTACCCAATCAAACTATTGAGCAAGCACTCCTAGATCTCGACAAAGCTATAGAGCTTAATCCGCCGCATTTATCTTGGTATCAACTCACCATTGAGCCGAATACGATGTTCCACTTTAAGCCACCGACTCTACCTGATGATGATGATTTGTGGGATATCTTCGAACGTGGACATCAAAAGCTCAATGATGCGGGCTATGTGCAATATGAAATCTCCGGCTACAGCAAACCGGGATACCAGTGTCAACATAACCTCAACTATTGGCGCTTTGGTGACTACCTAGGTATTGGCTGTGGCTCTCATGGTAAACTGAGTTTTGCAGATGGGCGCATCACTCGTACCACCAAAGTTAAGCACCCTAGAGGCTACTTAGCCGCATATCAGAACATGGTGAAGCCATATCTATCAGACGAATTTGAAGTACCCAAGGAAGATCGTCCATTTGAATTTTTCATGAACCGCTTTAGATTGCTCGAAGCTTGCCCTAAACAGGATTTCATTAACACTACGGGATTAAGTTTAGCAAGCATTCAACCAACGATTAATTGGGCGCTTGATAAAGAGTTCTTGAGCCAATCAGAGACTCATTGGCAGATCACTGAAAAAGGAAAATTATTCCTTAACGACCTTCTAGAAGCGTTTATGGCAGAAGAGTAA
- the yggU gene encoding DUF167 family protein YggU, which produces MSLAAWKDGQDILLRLYIQPKASRDKIVGLHGEELKIAITAPPVDGKANAHLTKYLAKQFKVAKGLVVIEKGELGRHKQIRICEPSQIPTDIQAIL; this is translated from the coding sequence ATGTCATTAGCGGCTTGGAAAGATGGGCAGGATATTTTGCTACGGCTCTATATCCAGCCTAAAGCAAGTAGAGATAAAATTGTTGGGTTACATGGCGAGGAGCTAAAGATAGCGATCACCGCTCCGCCAGTCGATGGTAAAGCCAACGCCCACCTGACAAAGTACCTTGCGAAGCAATTCAAAGTAGCCAAAGGCTTAGTTGTCATAGAGAAAGGCGAATTAGGACGGCACAAGCAGATACGAATATGCGAACCAAGCCAAATACCTACTGATATTCAAGCCATCCTATGA
- a CDS encoding DUF4426 domain-containing protein codes for MSKWITVALLSLLAFPSWAGQFKNIKDAEVHYVAFNSTFLTPKVARSYELKRNGYSAILNISVLDKSSLGKPATQAKVNGSVKNLIGQIKTLSFKEIKEGDAIYYLAEFPISHEDNLTFTIDIDAGNVGSGPLRFSQKFYVEE; via the coding sequence ATGAGCAAATGGATCACGGTAGCCCTTTTAAGCCTACTCGCCTTCCCAAGTTGGGCTGGTCAGTTCAAAAACATTAAAGATGCAGAAGTGCATTATGTCGCATTCAACTCGACATTTTTAACGCCAAAGGTAGCTCGCAGTTATGAGCTAAAGCGTAATGGATACTCTGCAATCTTAAACATTAGCGTGCTCGACAAATCATCCCTTGGCAAGCCAGCGACTCAAGCAAAAGTGAACGGTTCGGTCAAAAACCTAATCGGGCAAATCAAGACGCTATCATTTAAAGAAATCAAAGAGGGTGACGCTATTTATTACCTTGCAGAATTTCCGATATCTCATGAAGATAATCTAACCTTTACGATTGATATTGACGCTGGAAACGTGGGTTCTGGCCCTTTACGTTTCAGCCAAAAATTTTACGTTGAAGAGTAA
- a CDS encoding IS630 family transposase (programmed frameshift) codes for MDSLDNTDFKKLVSQQKTIQMKIRLLALEHFKRGKSRTQIAKDLQVSRTSVNKWVRLFLEEGLEGLQEKPRSGRPAFLTADQQNQLRQFIKSEATSPTGGRLIASDIHHYIVTHFDKHYHPHSIYYLLEHMGFSWITSRSKHPKQSQKAQDDFKKIFQIETILKIPGHAPLKDVWFQDEARFGQQNTTTRLWAERGTRPRVVKQQQFEYAYLFGSVCPAKGVGEAIVVPWVNKDIMISHLEQISKATEQSRHAVVIMDGASWHSDDIGNEFNNVSIIKLPPYSPELNPIEQVWSWLRQHYLANQSFNDYNDIVSQVCRAWNGFLECSDRVTKMCSRDWIELIS; via the exons ATGGATAGCCTTGATAATACTGATTTCAAAAAACTTGTGAGCCAACAAAAAACCATTCAAATGAAAATACGATTACTGGCTCTTGAGCACTTTAAGCGAGGAAAATCCCGCACTCAAATAGCGAAAGACCTGCAAGTCAGTCGTACTAGTGTGAATAAATGGGTTCGCCTTTTTTTGGAAGAAGGACTAGAAGGCCTTCAGGAAAAACCAAGATCAGGCAGGCCGGCATTCCTTACTGCAGACCAGCAAAATCAGCTCAGGCAATTCATAAAGAGTGAAGCAACCTCTCCTACTGGTGGCCGTCTCATAGCGAGTGATATCCATCACTATATCGTGACGCATTTTGATAAACACTACCATCCTCATTCGATCTATTACCTGCTTGAGCATATGGGTTTTTCTTGGATAACTTCTCGTTCAAAACACCCTAAGCAATCGCAGAAGGCCCAAGACGATTTTAAAAAAAT ATTCCAAATAGAAACGATCCTTAAGATCCCTGGTCATGCGCCCTTAAAAGATGTCTGGTTTCAAGACGAAGCTAGGTTTGGTCAACAGAACACAACGACTCGACTTTGGGCGGAGCGTGGCACAAGGCCTAGAGTCGTTAAACAACAGCAATTTGAATACGCTTATTTATTTGGCTCTGTCTGCCCAGCAAAAGGAGTGGGTGAGGCCATTGTCGTTCCTTGGGTTAACAAAGACATCATGATAAGTCATCTAGAGCAGATATCGAAAGCCACCGAACAAAGTCGCCATGCCGTCGTGATAATGGATGGCGCAAGTTGGCATAGCGATGACATTGGCAATGAATTTAATAATGTCAGCATCATTAAACTTCCCCCTTATTCTCCCGAGCTGAACCCTATTGAACAAGTTTGGAGTTGGTTGAGACAGCACTATCTCGCAAACCAAAGTTTCAATGATTATAACGACATCGTTTCTCAGGTATGTCGTGCTTGGAATGGCTTTTTGGAGTGCAGCGATCGCGTGACCAAAATGTGCAGTAGAGACTGGATAGAGCTGATCAGCTAG
- the glsB gene encoding glutaminase B codes for MKPTEQLLTDILEEVRPLIGKGKVADYIPALAKVSNQKLAMAVYTNDGEVIKSGDADEAFSIQSISKALSLTLAMVLYKPEEIWDRVGKEPSGQAFNSMIQLEMEQGIPRNPFINAGAIVVADLLSSRLSAPRQRLLEFARQLSGDTHIVYDKVVAASEMMHSDRNAAIAYLMRAFSNFDNDVIPVLNNYFHACALKMSCVDLAKTFSYLANKGVSVQTSKQIVTPTQTKQLNALLATCGLYDGAGEFAYRVGMPGKSGVGGGIIAIVPGEMTIAVWSPELDPSGNSLAGTQALELFSEKIGRSIF; via the coding sequence ATGAAGCCGACAGAACAATTGTTGACGGATATTCTAGAAGAAGTTCGTCCATTGATTGGCAAAGGGAAAGTTGCTGATTATATTCCTGCTCTTGCAAAAGTATCGAACCAGAAACTGGCAATGGCGGTCTATACCAATGATGGTGAAGTGATTAAGTCTGGTGATGCTGATGAAGCTTTTTCGATTCAATCTATTTCGAAAGCACTTAGCTTAACGCTGGCGATGGTGCTTTATAAGCCAGAAGAGATCTGGGATCGTGTTGGAAAGGAGCCTTCTGGTCAGGCATTCAATTCGATGATCCAGCTTGAGATGGAGCAAGGTATTCCTCGCAACCCATTTATTAATGCAGGTGCTATCGTGGTGGCAGACTTGCTCAGTAGTCGCCTCTCTGCCCCGAGACAACGTTTATTAGAGTTTGCACGCCAACTGTCGGGTGATACTCATATTGTTTATGACAAGGTCGTAGCGGCTTCAGAAATGATGCATAGCGATAGAAATGCAGCCATCGCTTACTTAATGCGTGCTTTTAGTAATTTTGATAATGACGTCATTCCTGTGTTGAATAACTATTTCCATGCCTGCGCACTAAAAATGAGTTGTGTGGATTTGGCAAAAACCTTCAGCTACCTTGCTAATAAAGGCGTTTCGGTACAAACCAGCAAACAGATAGTTACGCCAACACAGACCAAACAGTTAAACGCGCTTTTGGCTACCTGTGGGCTTTATGATGGAGCTGGGGAATTTGCATATCGAGTTGGTATGCCAGGGAAGTCAGGTGTTGGTGGCGGGATTATTGCGATCGTTCCAGGAGAAATGACCATTGCTGTCTGGTCTCCAGAGCTCGATCCGTCAGGAAACTCTTTGGCTGGCACTCAAGCATTAGAGCTATTTTCTGAAAAAATTGGGCGTTCGATTTTTTAA
- the mutY gene encoding A/G-specific adenine glycosylase: MTPFANAILKWYDAYGRKNLPWQQNKTAYTVWLSEIMLQQTQVTTVIPYYERFLERFPTVIDLANAEQDEVLHLWTGLGYYARARNLHKAAKIVAEQYGGEFPFSIEEMNALPGIGRSTAAAVLSSVHKLPHAILDGNVKRTLARSFAVEGWPGQKRVESQLWEHAETHTPSKNVDKYNQAMMDMGAIVCTRSKPKCTLCPIESMCEAKKLDRQLDFPGKKPKKEKPIKETWFVILYHDNQVWLEQRPQTGIWGGLFCFPQNENAEIEHQLDLRSIKDNETDSVKTMIAFRHTFSHYHLDITPVLVKLDKQPNLIMEGTKGLWYNLSQPEEIGLAAPVKQLLESLPFELNTHQ; this comes from the coding sequence GTGACCCCATTCGCAAACGCCATTTTGAAATGGTATGACGCCTACGGTAGGAAGAACCTTCCATGGCAACAAAATAAAACAGCTTACACCGTTTGGCTATCGGAGATCATGCTCCAACAAACTCAAGTAACCACGGTTATCCCCTATTATGAGCGTTTTCTTGAACGTTTTCCGACAGTCATTGATTTAGCCAATGCTGAACAAGATGAAGTGTTGCACTTATGGACTGGATTGGGCTATTACGCCCGTGCTCGTAACTTGCACAAGGCCGCCAAGATTGTTGCCGAGCAATATGGTGGTGAATTTCCATTTTCTATAGAAGAGATGAACGCGCTACCAGGCATTGGACGATCTACTGCCGCAGCAGTGCTGTCTTCGGTTCATAAACTCCCCCATGCGATCCTTGATGGCAACGTCAAGCGCACCTTGGCGAGAAGCTTCGCAGTAGAAGGTTGGCCCGGGCAAAAGAGAGTCGAGAGCCAGCTTTGGGAACACGCAGAGACACATACTCCAAGCAAAAACGTTGATAAGTACAACCAAGCGATGATGGACATGGGGGCGATAGTTTGTACTCGTAGCAAGCCTAAATGTACGTTGTGCCCAATTGAAAGCATGTGTGAAGCTAAGAAACTCGATAGACAGCTCGATTTCCCAGGCAAGAAGCCTAAGAAAGAAAAGCCAATAAAAGAAACGTGGTTTGTGATTCTATACCACGACAATCAAGTATGGCTCGAACAACGCCCTCAAACTGGTATCTGGGGAGGACTGTTCTGTTTCCCTCAAAATGAAAACGCGGAGATCGAACATCAGTTAGATCTTCGCTCAATCAAAGACAATGAAACCGATTCGGTCAAGACAATGATTGCGTTTAGACATACGTTCAGCCACTACCACTTAGATATCACGCCTGTATTAGTAAAATTAGATAAACAACCAAATTTGATAATGGAAGGGACTAAAGGTCTCTGGTATAACTTGTCTCAACCTGAAGAAATTGGCTTAGCCGCTCCCGTAAAGCAGTTATTAGAAAGCCTACCTTTTGAATTAAATACCCATCAATAA
- a CDS encoding YggT family protein codes for MNSMSFLISTVFDLYIMVVILRIWLQASRADFYNPFSQFIVKATQPVVAPLRRIIPSIGSLDLATVIFAYVLCVVKFVALVLIASNGAFSFSLDFLFLGLLSLLKAAGGLIFWVLLIRAILSWVSQGRSPIEYVFHQLTEPMLAPIRRILPAMGGFDLSVLVLFIGLQFANFLMGDIIGPVWFQL; via the coding sequence ATGAATTCAATGAGTTTTCTAATATCAACCGTTTTTGATTTATACATCATGGTGGTGATTTTACGTATTTGGTTACAAGCATCACGGGCTGATTTCTATAACCCATTCTCGCAATTTATCGTGAAGGCCACTCAACCGGTGGTTGCACCACTAAGACGCATTATTCCATCTATTGGTAGTCTTGATTTAGCTACGGTCATCTTTGCTTATGTATTGTGTGTGGTTAAATTTGTCGCACTCGTATTAATCGCGTCTAACGGTGCGTTTAGTTTTAGTCTCGATTTCCTATTCTTAGGTTTATTATCACTATTGAAAGCGGCAGGTGGTTTGATTTTCTGGGTTCTACTTATCCGCGCAATATTAAGCTGGGTAAGCCAAGGTCGTAGCCCAATAGAGTATGTATTCCATCAATTAACAGAACCAATGCTAGCGCCAATTCGCCGTATTTTACCTGCTATGGGTGGATTTGATCTTAGCGTGCTTGTGCTATTTATTGGCCTTCAGTTTGCTAACTTCTTAATGGGCGACATTATTGGCCCTGTCTGGTTCCAACTATAA
- a CDS encoding XTP/dITP diphosphatase, with protein sequence MKKLVLATGNQGKVREMADLLSEFGFEVFSQSEFNVSEAEETGTTFIENAIIKARHAAKATGLPAIADDSGLEVDFLKGAPGIYSARFAGENATDQQNLEKLLNEMKGVPTEQRSARFHCVLVLMRHENDPTPIVCHGKWEGSILEEAHGENGFGYDPIFWVPEDQCASAELESTRKKQLSHRGKALKTLFSALEKNQ encoded by the coding sequence ATGAAAAAATTAGTATTAGCGACTGGAAATCAAGGCAAGGTACGTGAAATGGCAGATCTTCTGTCTGAATTTGGCTTTGAGGTTTTCTCACAAAGCGAATTCAACGTTTCAGAAGCCGAAGAAACTGGCACGACATTTATTGAGAATGCCATCATCAAAGCTCGCCATGCAGCAAAGGCAACGGGCCTACCTGCGATTGCTGATGACTCAGGTTTAGAGGTCGATTTCCTGAAAGGTGCGCCTGGAATCTATTCAGCTCGTTTTGCTGGCGAGAACGCAACGGATCAACAGAACCTTGAAAAACTGCTTAATGAAATGAAAGGCGTTCCAACTGAGCAACGTAGCGCACGCTTTCACTGTGTACTCGTTCTGATGCGCCATGAAAACGATCCAACCCCGATTGTTTGTCACGGCAAATGGGAAGGAAGTATTCTTGAAGAAGCTCACGGTGAAAACGGCTTTGGTTATGACCCTATTTTCTGGGTACCAGAGGATCAATGCGCATCTGCCGAGCTAGAATCAACACGTAAGAAGCAACTTTCGCATCGTGGTAAAGCATTGAAAACTTTATTCTCAGCATTAGAGAAAAATCAATAA
- the trmB gene encoding tRNA (guanosine(46)-N7)-methyltransferase TrmB, giving the protein MSEVTTNEYTEDGKLVRKIRSFVRREGRLTKGQENAMNECWPTMGIDYNPELLNWKEVFGNDNPVVLEIGFGMGASLVEMAKNAPEKNFLGIEVHSPGVGACLGTARDAGVTNLRVMCHDAVEVFEHMIPDSSLHTLQLFFPDPWHKARHHKRRIVKAEFAEMVRGKLQLESGIFHMATDWENYAEHMIDVMKVAPGFENIAAEGDYIPRPNERPLTKFEARGHRLGHGVWDIKYKRVK; this is encoded by the coding sequence ATGAGTGAAGTGACCACTAACGAATATACTGAAGATGGCAAACTGGTTCGAAAGATCCGTAGTTTTGTTCGTCGCGAAGGCCGCTTAACAAAAGGCCAAGAGAACGCGATGAATGAATGTTGGCCAACAATGGGTATCGATTACAACCCAGAACTTCTTAACTGGAAAGAAGTATTTGGCAACGATAACCCAGTTGTACTAGAGATTGGCTTCGGTATGGGTGCATCACTGGTTGAAATGGCAAAGAACGCGCCTGAGAAAAACTTCTTGGGTATCGAAGTTCATAGCCCGGGTGTTGGTGCATGTTTAGGTACTGCTCGTGATGCGGGTGTCACCAACTTACGCGTAATGTGCCACGATGCAGTAGAAGTATTCGAACACATGATCCCAGATAGCAGCCTGCATACTCTGCAACTGTTTTTCCCTGACCCATGGCACAAAGCTCGTCACCACAAACGTCGTATCGTTAAGGCTGAGTTCGCAGAGATGGTTCGCGGTAAGCTTCAACTTGAGTCTGGTATTTTCCACATGGCGACTGACTGGGAAAATTACGCAGAGCATATGATTGATGTGATGAAGGTTGCGCCTGGTTTTGAAAACATCGCGGCGGAAGGCGATTACATCCCTCGTCCTAATGAGCGTCCTTTAACTAAATTTGAAGCACGCGGTCACAGACTTGGTCACGGTGTTTGGGATATTAAATACAAGCGCGTAAAGTAG
- the mltC gene encoding membrane-bound lytic murein transglycosylase MltC, translating to MKKLVYFFISMSLVGCSREFIEGLYDVNYEPTNRFAGNLAELPGQFEKDTGALDALINSFSGNIEKRWGSKGIKIAGKSNYVKYIDNYLSRSEVNFSKGQIIVETVSPTDPKQHLKNAIVTTLLTPDDPANVDLFSSKNIKLEGQPFLYKQVVDQEKKPIQWSWRANKYADYLIANNLKVKNVDFKKAYYVEIPMVADHADKRSYKYEDIVRRASRKYDIPEDLIYAIIKTESSFNPYAVSWANAYGLMQVVPKTAGRDVFKLVKNKSGQPSPEYLFNPETNIDTGTAYFYILKNRYLKSVNHPISLEYSMISAYNGGTGGVLNTFSKNRKRAMNDLNSLQPNQVYWALTKKHPNKESRRYLEKVTKYKKEFNSGGT from the coding sequence ATGAAAAAGCTAGTCTATTTCTTTATTTCAATGTCACTTGTTGGTTGCAGCCGAGAATTCATCGAAGGTTTATATGATGTCAATTATGAACCCACTAACCGTTTTGCAGGCAACCTTGCTGAATTACCAGGTCAATTTGAGAAAGATACTGGAGCACTAGATGCTCTGATCAACAGCTTCTCAGGTAACATAGAAAAACGCTGGGGAAGCAAAGGGATAAAGATCGCTGGAAAAAGTAACTATGTGAAATATATAGACAATTACCTCAGTCGATCAGAGGTTAATTTCAGCAAAGGTCAAATTATTGTTGAAACGGTTTCGCCTACCGATCCTAAACAACACCTAAAAAATGCGATTGTTACCACTCTTCTTACACCTGACGATCCTGCTAATGTAGACCTGTTCTCATCGAAAAATATCAAGCTCGAAGGGCAACCTTTTCTTTATAAGCAGGTTGTCGATCAAGAAAAAAAACCTATTCAATGGTCATGGCGAGCCAACAAATATGCTGATTACCTTATTGCCAATAACCTCAAAGTAAAGAACGTCGATTTCAAAAAAGCTTACTATGTTGAAATCCCAATGGTGGCTGATCATGCAGATAAGAGAAGCTACAAATACGAAGATATTGTCCGTCGCGCCTCTAGAAAATATGACATTCCAGAAGATTTGATTTACGCCATTATAAAAACAGAAAGCAGCTTCAATCCCTATGCGGTTAGCTGGGCCAATGCGTATGGTCTTATGCAAGTAGTACCCAAAACGGCAGGTAGAGATGTATTTAAGCTAGTCAAAAATAAATCAGGCCAACCTTCGCCTGAGTATTTATTTAACCCTGAGACCAATATTGATACCGGAACCGCGTATTTTTATATCTTAAAAAACCGTTACCTTAAGAGCGTTAATCATCCCATCTCTTTAGAGTACAGCATGATCTCAGCTTACAACGGTGGAACCGGTGGCGTTCTCAATACGTTCAGCAAAAACAGAAAACGAGCGATGAACGATCTCAATTCACTGCAACCTAATCAAGTTTACTGGGCGTTAACCAAAAAGCATCCAAACAAAGAATCACGCAGGTACTTAGAAAAAGTAACGAAATACAAGAAAGAATTTAACTCTGGTGGAACCTAA
- a CDS encoding oxidative damage protection protein, with protein sequence MSRTVFCARLNKEADGLDFQLYPGDLGKRIFDSISKEAWAQWQSKQTMLINEKKLNMMDPEHRKLLETEMVNFLFEGKEVVIEGYTPPSE encoded by the coding sequence ATGAGCCGCACTGTATTTTGTGCTCGACTAAACAAAGAAGCTGACGGGTTGGATTTTCAACTTTACCCTGGCGACTTAGGTAAACGCATTTTTGACAGCATTTCAAAAGAAGCTTGGGCGCAATGGCAGAGTAAGCAAACGATGCTGATTAATGAAAAGAAACTCAATATGATGGATCCTGAACATCGAAAACTTCTTGAAACTGAAATGGTTAACTTTCTCTTTGAAGGAAAAGAAGTCGTAATCGAAGGTTATACTCCACCGAGTGAGTAA